The following are encoded together in the Flavobacterium sp. TR2 genome:
- a CDS encoding SRPBCC family protein: MKTKDFTTTIIVDQSPEEVFKAIQNVKGWWSEEIEGKTANEGDEFKYHYEDVHRCKVKLTEVIPNQKIVWLIEENYFSFTEDDTEWTNTTAVFDISKEDHKTKLTFTHVGLVPEYECFDVCTKGWSNYIENSLKKLIETGKGQPNATGKPQIETERALSSKE; the protein is encoded by the coding sequence ATGAAAACTAAAGATTTTACCACAACCATAATTGTCGATCAATCTCCAGAAGAAGTTTTTAAAGCCATACAAAACGTTAAAGGCTGGTGGTCTGAAGAAATTGAAGGAAAAACAGCAAATGAAGGCGACGAATTTAAATACCACTATGAAGATGTTCATCGCTGTAAAGTTAAGCTGACAGAAGTAATTCCGAATCAGAAAATAGTCTGGCTAATTGAGGAAAACTATTTCAGTTTTACCGAAGACGATACTGAATGGACCAACACAACAGCCGTTTTTGACATTTCAAAAGAAGACCATAAGACAAAACTCACTTTTACACACGTTGGTCTGGTTCCAGAATACGAATGTTTTGACGTGTGCACGAAAGGCTGGTCGAATTATATTGAGAACAGTTTAAAAAAATTAATAGAAACTGGAAAAGGACAGCCTAATGCAACCGGAAAACCTCAAATAGAAACCGAAAGAGCATTATCATCAAAAGAATAA
- a CDS encoding DUF1801 domain-containing protein, whose protein sequence is MTQIQDYNDSQTAENKEICDLLYTIIHENLTEAENKIWHAHPVWFLDGNPIVGYSKLKDSVRLLFWSGQSFEEEKLKNEGSFKAAEIRYTNSSQINEEELKRWLQKGREIQWDYKNIVKRKGVLIRIITKPY, encoded by the coding sequence ATGACCCAGATTCAGGATTACAACGATTCTCAAACAGCAGAAAATAAAGAAATCTGCGATCTTCTTTATACCATTATACATGAAAACTTAACAGAGGCCGAAAACAAAATCTGGCACGCCCATCCGGTTTGGTTTCTAGACGGAAATCCGATTGTGGGCTATAGCAAACTAAAAGATTCGGTGAGACTTCTTTTCTGGAGCGGACAATCTTTTGAAGAAGAAAAACTTAAAAATGAAGGTTCCTTTAAAGCTGCAGAAATACGCTATACAAACTCTAGCCAGATCAATGAAGAAGAGCTGAAACGATGGCTCCAAAAAGGCAGAGAAATTCAATGGGACTACAAAAACATTGTAAAACGCAAAGGAGTTTTAATCCGAATAATAACCAAACCCTATTAA
- a CDS encoding DUF2625 domain-containing protein, with amino-acid sequence MRPINELIDQNDSGWKLIKEWTASAKNKVEILPADPQKAKDALYHTQVTTSSPMGAIVYKTGGILVDNGWIRILGSGSAKLNRSLPDWNKGKSFKEFGETPSYLLIADDALGGFYLLNGGAFGTDLGKIYYFAPDNLEFEPLDITYSQFLEFCFNNDLDKYYAGSRWEDWKKEVVALQGDQVFNFYPFLWTEDGSDINKVQRKIIPVEEQYNLNLDLRKQIQQ; translated from the coding sequence ATGCGACCAATAAACGAACTTATCGATCAGAATGATTCTGGATGGAAATTAATAAAAGAATGGACAGCTTCTGCTAAAAATAAAGTCGAAATTCTTCCTGCAGATCCTCAAAAAGCAAAAGACGCTTTGTACCATACCCAAGTAACTACCAGTTCGCCAATGGGCGCAATTGTATACAAAACCGGAGGCATTCTAGTCGATAATGGCTGGATTAGAATTCTTGGCTCCGGAAGCGCCAAACTAAACCGCAGCCTTCCCGATTGGAACAAGGGAAAATCGTTTAAAGAATTTGGAGAAACTCCTTCTTATCTTTTAATTGCCGATGATGCTTTGGGCGGTTTTTATTTATTAAACGGAGGTGCGTTTGGAACAGATCTTGGCAAAATATATTATTTCGCTCCCGATAATTTAGAATTTGAACCTCTGGATATTACCTATTCCCAATTTCTGGAATTCTGCTTTAACAACGATCTCGACAAATATTATGCAGGCAGCCGCTGGGAAGATTGGAAAAAAGAAGTCGTTGCGCTACAAGGAGATCAAGTCTTTAATTTTTACCCTTTTCTTTGGACAGAAGACGGAAGCGACATCAACAAAGTGCAAAGAAAAATTATTCCTGTTGAAGAACAATACAATCTCAATTTAGATCTAAGAAAACAGATTCAGCAATAA
- a CDS encoding GNAT family N-acetyltransferase, producing the protein MATIKAYRDIDLQHLRKLFLEERKRTFADQDISEFKLEDFDKQTQGEYILTAIIDDIPVGFISIWMPNNFIHHLYVDTKHQGKNIGTALLKAATKKAAFPITLKCLASNTKAADFYVRKGFTEKSRGHSSNGIYILFELTKEIK; encoded by the coding sequence ATGGCAACTATAAAAGCATACAGAGATATCGATTTACAGCACTTGAGAAAACTATTCTTAGAGGAAAGGAAAAGAACATTTGCAGATCAGGATATATCAGAATTTAAATTAGAAGATTTTGACAAGCAAACGCAAGGAGAATATATATTGACTGCAATTATAGATGATATTCCTGTCGGATTTATTTCGATTTGGATGCCCAACAATTTTATCCATCATCTATACGTTGATACTAAACATCAGGGAAAAAACATAGGCACAGCATTATTAAAAGCCGCTACAAAAAAAGCAGCATTTCCTATTACTTTAAAATGCCTTGCCAGCAACACAAAAGCAGCTGATTTTTATGTTAGAAAAGGATTTACAGAAAAATCGAGAGGACATTCAAGCAACGGAATCTATATTTTATTTGAACTAACAAAAGAGATAAAATAA
- a CDS encoding DUF2314 domain-containing protein, translated as MEETKIFYADGENPKMIEAYKRAQETFKYFWRELSWEYRRIVPGLDVACVKLAFTQEIENETIVEHMWINDVNFDGETIYGILVNDPDELTNVNNGDEIAIPINQISDWLFAIGGTTYGAFTIQAMRSEMSDEERASHDEAWGLDFGDFNDILVVNEQKEKPENLTEHPMSKNMKESLIDFVKNNPEEVTAQDELGYTFLHREAIAGNQTSVEVLLEFGADKNAKTETGKTPLDFAKELKWAHLLPLLQ; from the coding sequence ATGGAAGAAACAAAAATATTCTACGCCGACGGAGAAAACCCAAAAATGATTGAAGCTTACAAAAGAGCTCAAGAAACTTTCAAATATTTCTGGAGAGAATTGTCCTGGGAATACAGAAGAATAGTTCCAGGATTGGACGTTGCTTGTGTAAAACTGGCTTTTACGCAAGAAATTGAAAACGAAACCATCGTAGAACATATGTGGATTAACGACGTGAACTTTGACGGAGAAACTATATACGGAATTTTGGTAAATGATCCCGATGAATTGACCAATGTAAATAATGGAGACGAAATTGCGATTCCAATTAATCAAATTAGCGACTGGCTCTTTGCAATTGGCGGCACGACGTATGGAGCATTTACAATACAGGCCATGCGCTCAGAAATGAGTGACGAAGAAAGAGCATCACATGATGAAGCATGGGGATTAGATTTTGGCGATTTTAATGATATTCTGGTCGTAAATGAACAGAAAGAAAAACCAGAAAACCTGACAGAACACCCAATGAGCAAAAACATGAAAGAAAGTCTTATTGATTTTGTCAAAAACAACCCTGAAGAAGTAACCGCTCAAGATGAATTAGGCTACACTTTTCTGCATCGAGAAGCAATTGCAGGAAACCAGACATCTGTAGAAGTTTTACTCGAATTTGGAGCAGATAAAAATGCAAAAACAGAAACTGGCAAAACCCCTTTAGATTTTGCTAAAGAATTAAAATGGGCACATTTGCTGCCATTACTACAATAA
- a CDS encoding nuclear transport factor 2 family protein yields MTKKEIAKNFLKLAANGHSHEAFRLYVGKNFKHHNAYFKGDAETLMLAMEESARTNPNKLFKIHHILEDKNLVAVHSHLKQTRSDIGFAVVHILKFESDKIIELWDLGQPVPKDSINENGMF; encoded by the coding sequence ATGACTAAGAAAGAAATCGCTAAAAACTTCCTGAAACTGGCAGCCAACGGACATTCTCATGAAGCTTTTCGGTTATATGTGGGAAAGAATTTCAAACATCATAATGCCTATTTCAAAGGCGATGCTGAAACATTGATGCTTGCTATGGAAGAGTCTGCCAGAACAAATCCGAATAAACTTTTTAAGATCCATCATATTTTAGAAGACAAAAATTTGGTTGCCGTACATTCGCATCTCAAACAAACGCGATCAGACATAGGTTTTGCCGTCGTGCATATTCTCAAATTTGAATCAGACAAAATCATCGAACTTTGGGATTTAGGCCAGCCTGTTCCTAAAGATTCGATTAACGAAAATGGAATGTTTTAG
- a CDS encoding SPFH domain-containing protein, with product MKLPFIEIIEATTSDPNLLMWQFPDEDKEIKNGAKLTVRESQHAMLLNEGQLADVFSPGLHTLSTENIPILSKLKGWKYGFESPFKADVYFFNTHQFINNKWGTPAPILMNDPQFGQIRIRAFGSFDLKINDPAKFFRQYAGTYKQLTIFELQSQLRDFVAPKFGEVLANENITVTDVAGNITQLGKKIEPYLKPYFEQLGIELTQFVITSVTLPEEVTAHYDKITNMNMVTDMDKFTKFNTATAIGDKGTALHDATQNALSMGILLNQLQQNKETPKQETGDDLTSKLQKLKSLFDAGLIDEDEFKTKKSELLSQL from the coding sequence ATGAAATTACCTTTTATAGAAATTATCGAAGCCACGACAAGCGATCCTAACTTATTAATGTGGCAGTTTCCCGATGAAGATAAAGAAATCAAAAATGGAGCAAAGCTAACCGTTCGTGAAAGTCAGCACGCAATGCTTTTAAATGAAGGACAACTTGCTGATGTTTTTTCTCCAGGACTTCATACTTTATCTACAGAAAATATTCCAATTCTAAGTAAACTAAAAGGCTGGAAATATGGATTCGAAAGTCCGTTTAAAGCCGATGTTTACTTTTTCAATACACATCAATTCATTAATAATAAATGGGGAACTCCTGCTCCTATCCTAATGAATGATCCACAGTTTGGACAAATCAGAATCAGAGCTTTTGGAAGTTTTGACCTTAAAATAAATGATCCTGCCAAATTCTTCCGTCAATATGCAGGAACTTACAAACAGCTTACGATTTTTGAATTACAAAGCCAATTAAGAGATTTTGTGGCGCCAAAATTCGGAGAAGTTTTAGCCAATGAAAATATAACCGTTACAGATGTAGCTGGAAACATTACCCAATTAGGCAAAAAAATAGAACCGTACCTTAAACCGTATTTTGAGCAATTAGGAATAGAACTTACTCAGTTTGTCATTACAAGCGTAACCTTACCAGAAGAAGTAACTGCGCATTATGATAAAATCACCAATATGAATATGGTAACCGATATGGATAAATTTACCAAATTCAATACCGCAACTGCTATTGGCGATAAAGGAACCGCTCTGCACGATGCAACTCAAAATGCATTGAGTATGGGAATTCTTTTAAATCAGCTGCAACAGAATAAAGAAACTCCAAAACAGGAAACGGGAGACGATTTAACCTCCAAACTTCAAAAATTAAAATCACTGTTTGACGCTGGTTTAATTGATGAAGATGAATTTAAAACTAAAAAATCGGAATTATTAAGCCAATTGTAA
- a CDS encoding DUF4919 domain-containing protein yields MLKTFFAVLIFCFGIQLNAQDIGFTKPDYKAIEKEIGDKNSKFFYPKLMERLVKNDTLLTHDEYRHLYLGYIFQPKYNAFWTSPEDEKLRTYYAKEKLETSDYDEIIKLANNSLRDFPFDLRQLNYLAYIYHLKGDETAAKIASFKFHSIMNVILSSGDGKKCETGFHVIMVDHEYILLNLFEIESKGQSLVDNCDYLSFEKGVYNVDGIYFNIEKMLENEKKMLR; encoded by the coding sequence ATGCTAAAAACTTTTTTTGCTGTCCTCATTTTTTGTTTCGGAATTCAGTTAAATGCCCAAGATATAGGCTTTACAAAACCTGACTATAAAGCAATCGAAAAAGAAATCGGTGATAAAAATTCCAAATTCTTTTATCCGAAATTAATGGAAAGACTTGTAAAAAATGATACACTTTTAACGCATGATGAATACCGCCATTTATATTTAGGCTATATTTTTCAACCCAAATACAATGCTTTTTGGACATCTCCTGAGGATGAAAAACTTCGCACTTATTATGCAAAAGAAAAACTAGAAACTTCAGATTACGATGAAATCATAAAACTGGCCAATAATTCTTTACGCGACTTCCCATTTGACTTGCGACAGCTTAACTATCTGGCGTATATTTATCACTTAAAAGGTGACGAAACTGCCGCAAAAATTGCCTCTTTCAAATTTCATAGCATCATGAATGTAATTCTCTCTTCTGGCGACGGAAAAAAATGCGAAACTGGTTTTCATGTCATAATGGTCGATCACGAATACATATTGCTTAACCTTTTTGAAATTGAATCGAAAGGACAGTCACTGGTTGATAATTGCGATTATTTAAGCTTCGAAAAAGGGGTTTACAACGTGGACGGGATTTATTTCAACATTGAAAAAATGCTCGAAAACGAGAAGAAAATGCTTCGATAA
- a CDS encoding serine hydrolase domain-containing protein has translation MNFITKISFLFVLLFASCHSSAQKNDDYKKSIDSILQNSNPKFNGVVLISQNGKALYSKAVGFSNFETKKPLKMDTQFEIMSNSKLIAATLLLLEVEKGKVDLNAPIKKYLPELTQTWADSVTVHQLLNHSHGIVDLQKPLDFKPGTQFKYGNLSFNLVAKIVAFSTKKSYREVAESLFKRLKMNHTLCYSENNAQNLATGYFNSKNGLEPITARQINDESLGADGIISTASDLAIWNNNLHKGKILKPESYKLLTQNTILSQHNFFGKEKDGYGYGIRVIENEPVKYLGHTGLGDGFSSVNLYFPQSDVSLIVMENQMPEDSNLFYASEFKIKNVLLKSSLLNKK, from the coding sequence ATGAACTTCATTACCAAAATTTCCTTCTTATTCGTTTTACTCTTTGCTTCTTGCCATTCATCAGCTCAAAAAAACGATGATTACAAAAAAAGCATTGACAGTATACTTCAAAATTCAAATCCTAAGTTTAATGGCGTGGTTTTAATTTCGCAAAACGGAAAAGCGTTGTATTCAAAAGCTGTAGGTTTTTCAAACTTCGAGACAAAAAAGCCTTTAAAAATGGATACTCAGTTTGAAATCATGTCAAACAGCAAATTAATTGCTGCAACATTGCTTTTATTGGAAGTTGAAAAAGGAAAAGTTGATCTGAATGCTCCAATCAAAAAATACTTGCCAGAACTTACTCAAACTTGGGCAGATTCTGTTACGGTTCATCAGCTTTTAAACCATTCGCATGGAATTGTCGATTTACAAAAACCATTGGATTTTAAACCTGGAACGCAATTTAAATATGGAAATCTAAGTTTTAATTTGGTTGCCAAAATTGTAGCATTCAGCACTAAAAAAAGCTATAGAGAAGTTGCCGAATCACTTTTCAAGAGACTAAAAATGAATCATACTCTTTGTTATTCTGAAAATAACGCTCAAAATCTTGCAACAGGATATTTCAATTCAAAAAATGGACTGGAACCTATTACAGCCAGACAAATTAACGATGAAAGCCTTGGGGCAGATGGAATTATTTCGACTGCATCAGATTTAGCGATTTGGAATAACAATCTTCACAAAGGAAAAATCCTCAAACCAGAATCGTACAAGCTATTAACCCAAAACACCATTCTGTCTCAGCATAATTTCTTCGGAAAAGAAAAAGACGGTTATGGATACGGGATTAGAGTTATCGAGAACGAACCTGTTAAATATCTCGGCCATACAGGTTTAGGAGATGGATTTTCTTCTGTAAATTTGTATTTCCCACAAAGTGACGTGAGTCTGATTGTTATGGAAAATCAGATGCCAGAAGATTCGAATTTGTTTTATGCATCTGAATTTAAAATCAAAAATGTCCTTTTGAAAAGTAGCTTATTAAATAAAAAGTAA
- a CDS encoding DUF6620 family protein, which translates to MFKKLFGALTGDKQENQNYETQTSNGNYENDYKDNYQEVEYDPETLHGTHYSVEDFDNEVAERAEAWIADERASGENLDEKDIQNIYFNYRRTVYTEWNNCDSDQMIRFEHANSLKYTGVQTSGFVKADDNNPFLEPVHGVDLRTYTAMCLKISAGIDYLEVCKAMGFEPAVWEELNTIWPQRMGEDTSFTVTTLFGQYYAENVTVPQLENLKAEISEEGAANLERIKNDRYFYEELAGARQAAYEYGIDGAQWILENFGINLADFQSVAMQWMTEQNQNWNSEDIIEFSNYQQEKQKEYAAKFAAEQGGNIADDVNF; encoded by the coding sequence ATGTTTAAAAAACTTTTTGGAGCTCTAACAGGAGACAAACAAGAAAACCAGAATTACGAGACTCAGACATCGAATGGCAATTATGAAAATGATTATAAAGATAATTATCAAGAAGTAGAATACGATCCTGAAACTTTGCATGGAACGCATTATTCTGTTGAAGATTTTGATAACGAAGTAGCTGAAAGAGCTGAAGCATGGATTGCAGATGAGCGCGCAAGTGGAGAAAACCTTGACGAAAAAGATATTCAGAACATTTATTTTAATTACAGAAGAACGGTTTATACAGAATGGAACAATTGTGATTCTGACCAAATGATTCGTTTTGAGCATGCAAATTCATTAAAATATACAGGAGTTCAAACTTCTGGATTTGTAAAAGCAGATGATAATAATCCGTTTTTAGAACCAGTACACGGTGTTGATTTAAGAACTTACACAGCAATGTGTCTTAAAATCAGTGCAGGAATCGATTATCTAGAAGTTTGCAAAGCCATGGGATTTGAGCCAGCGGTTTGGGAAGAATTAAACACAATCTGGCCACAGCGTATGGGCGAAGACACTTCGTTTACCGTTACAACTTTATTTGGTCAATATTATGCTGAAAATGTAACTGTTCCTCAGTTAGAAAATCTAAAAGCTGAAATTTCTGAAGAAGGCGCTGCCAATTTAGAAAGAATAAAAAACGATCGTTATTTCTACGAAGAACTTGCTGGAGCAAGACAAGCTGCATACGAATACGGAATTGACGGAGCGCAATGGATTTTGGAAAACTTTGGAATCAATCTTGCTGATTTCCAATCTGTAGCAATGCAATGGATGACAGAACAAAATCAAAATTGGAATTCTGAAGATATCATCGAATTTTCTAATTATCAGCAGGAAAAACAAAAAGAATATGCCGCAAAATTTGCTGCCGAACAAGGAGGAAATATTGCAGACGATGTGAATTTTTAA
- the lpdA gene encoding dihydrolipoyl dehydrogenase, with the protein MKYDVIVLGSGPGGYVTAIRASQLGFKTAVVEKENLGGVCLNWGCIPTKALLKSAQVFDYLKHASDYGLKVSEFDKDFPAVIQRSRGVAEGMSKGVQFLMKKNKIDVIEGFGKLKPGKKLDVTDKDNKVTEYSADHIIIATGARSRELPNLPQDGVKVIGYRQAMTLPTQPKSMIIVGSGAIGVEFAHFYNSMGTDVTIVEFMPNVVPVEDEDISKQFERSLKKSGIKVMTNSSVERIDTTGAGVKAFVKTAKGEEVLEADIVLSAVGIKTNIENIGLEEVGIAVDRDKILVNAYNETNIPGYYAIGDVTPGQALAHVASAEGINCVEKIKGLHVDPIDYGNVPGCTYATPEIASVGLTEKQAKEKGYELKIGKFPFSASGKAKAAGNADGFVKVIFDAKYGEWLGCHMIGAGVTDMIAEAVVARKLETTGHEILKSIHPHPTMSEAVMEAVADAYGEVIHL; encoded by the coding sequence ATGAAATACGACGTTATTGTTTTAGGAAGTGGTCCTGGAGGATATGTAACAGCGATTAGAGCTTCACAATTGGGCTTTAAAACAGCTGTAGTAGAAAAAGAAAATCTTGGAGGAGTTTGCCTTAACTGGGGGTGTATCCCAACAAAAGCGCTTTTAAAATCTGCTCAGGTTTTTGATTACCTTAAGCACGCTTCAGACTACGGATTGAAAGTTTCTGAATTTGACAAAGATTTCCCTGCAGTTATTCAACGCAGCCGTGGTGTTGCAGAAGGAATGAGCAAAGGAGTTCAATTCTTGATGAAAAAAAACAAAATTGACGTTATCGAAGGTTTTGGAAAACTAAAACCAGGAAAAAAACTTGACGTTACTGATAAAGACAATAAAGTTACAGAATATAGCGCTGATCACATTATCATCGCAACTGGAGCTCGTTCTCGCGAGTTGCCAAACTTACCTCAAGACGGTGTAAAAGTAATTGGATACCGTCAGGCAATGACATTGCCAACTCAACCAAAATCTATGATTATCGTTGGTTCTGGAGCAATTGGAGTTGAGTTCGCTCATTTCTACAACTCAATGGGAACAGATGTTACTATCGTAGAATTTATGCCAAACGTAGTTCCTGTAGAAGACGAAGATATCTCAAAACAATTTGAGCGTTCTTTGAAAAAATCAGGAATTAAAGTAATGACTAACTCTTCTGTTGAGCGCATTGACACAACAGGCGCAGGAGTAAAAGCATTCGTTAAAACAGCAAAAGGAGAAGAAGTTTTAGAAGCTGACATTGTACTTTCTGCTGTTGGAATCAAAACAAACATTGAAAACATCGGATTAGAAGAAGTTGGAATCGCTGTTGACAGAGATAAAATCTTAGTAAACGCTTACAACGAAACTAACATTCCAGGATACTACGCAATTGGAGACGTTACTCCAGGCCAAGCTTTAGCACACGTAGCTTCTGCTGAAGGAATCAACTGTGTGGAGAAAATCAAAGGTCTTCACGTAGATCCAATCGATTACGGAAACGTTCCTGGCTGTACGTACGCAACTCCAGAAATCGCTTCTGTAGGTTTAACAGAAAAACAAGCAAAAGAAAAAGGTTACGAATTGAAAATTGGTAAATTCCCTTTCTCAGCATCTGGAAAAGCAAAAGCGGCTGGAAATGCTGACGGTTTCGTAAAAGTAATTTTCGATGCTAAATACGGAGAATGGTTAGGATGCCACATGATCGGTGCTGGTGTTACAGATATGATTGCTGAAGCAGTTGTAGCTCGTAAACTAGAAACTACAGGGCACGAAATCCTTAAATCAATCCACCCTCACCCAACAATGAGCGAGGCAGTTATGGAAGCTGTAGCTGATGCTTACGGCGAAGTAATTCACTTGTAA
- a CDS encoding TPM domain-containing protein, producing the protein MKKLFYTLVLLTSVLLSAQTKNDTDFAAQLKNSFSGSTDCVNDFEKILTPAELKSLNTNLNGFEKKYLYKIVVITTPSYSPFKSLEEYTLELDKFLSKDPRLDPTLLIIVSKTLRQIQVISVDFIRYKLSTEDTQNIISTYSVPELKKGNYYKALELASNEFMKKLQP; encoded by the coding sequence ATGAAAAAATTATTCTATACGCTAGTACTGCTAACCTCAGTTCTTTTATCTGCCCAAACAAAAAACGACACTGATTTTGCTGCTCAACTAAAAAATTCTTTTTCAGGATCTACAGACTGTGTCAATGACTTCGAAAAAATACTGACACCAGCCGAGCTCAAATCTTTGAACACCAATTTAAACGGATTCGAAAAAAAGTATCTTTATAAAATTGTTGTTATCACGACCCCTTCTTATTCGCCATTCAAGTCCTTGGAAGAATATACATTGGAACTGGATAAATTTCTATCAAAAGACCCTCGTCTAGACCCAACTCTTTTAATAATCGTAAGTAAAACATTAAGACAGATTCAGGTTATAAGCGTCGATTTTATACGATACAAATTGAGTACTGAAGACACGCAAAATATAATCAGCACCTACTCTGTTCCTGAACTTAAAAAAGGAAACTATTATAAAGCTTTAGAATTGGCTTCAAATGAATTCATGAAAAAACTCCAGCCATAA
- a CDS encoding NAD(P)H-dependent oxidoreductase, whose product MNILIVYAHPSKKSYTFQVLERLKLTLNNENWNVEISDLYASHFVSDMSETEYEREGFAKTQLHLPADVLAEQEKIEKADCIIFLYPVWWSDCPAKLKGWFDRVYSVGYAYGQNETSRKMKTIPYGLVICTAGHPNEFLQEIEIAQSMEKIMLEDRLGKRFTHKEMIILGGTLELENVMAKHFELISKIPKKIKAIL is encoded by the coding sequence ATGAATATTCTAATCGTTTACGCGCATCCGAGCAAAAAATCGTACACTTTTCAGGTTTTGGAAAGATTAAAATTAACTCTGAATAATGAAAACTGGAATGTAGAAATCTCCGATTTATACGCATCGCATTTTGTGAGCGATATGTCTGAGACGGAATATGAACGCGAAGGTTTTGCTAAAACACAGCTTCATCTTCCTGCCGATGTTTTAGCCGAACAGGAAAAAATAGAAAAAGCAGATTGCATTATTTTTCTCTATCCGGTTTGGTGGAGCGACTGTCCTGCAAAACTAAAAGGCTGGTTTGACCGAGTTTATTCTGTTGGCTATGCCTACGGGCAAAATGAAACTTCAAGAAAAATGAAAACCATTCCGTATGGACTTGTAATTTGCACTGCAGGACATCCAAATGAGTTTTTACAAGAAATTGAAATCGCACAAAGCATGGAAAAAATCATGCTTGAAGACAGACTTGGAAAACGTTTTACACACAAAGAAATGATTATTCTAGGCGGAACATTAGAACTTGAAAACGTAATGGCAAAACATTTTGAACTCATCAGTAAAATCCCAAAAAAAATCAAGGCAATCCTATAA
- a CDS encoding DUF2975 domain-containing protein — MEIKIGTPQILKILNILSWIIFVGLCVEAGMYLFNGIYTITINSYNAHFLGLIDLYNYKPSHYIQEICFISIVAILKAIMFYLIVKMLHEKKLNMQQPFTPETGQFISYLSYLAFGIGLFSYWAFKFNSWLTLKGVKLPSLELLNLEGHSIWIFMAIVMFVIGQVFKRGIEMQSEIDLTI, encoded by the coding sequence ATGGAAATTAAAATTGGAACACCGCAGATTCTAAAAATCCTCAATATTTTATCATGGATTATTTTTGTCGGCTTATGCGTAGAAGCCGGAATGTATCTTTTTAACGGAATTTATACCATAACCATAAATTCCTATAATGCCCATTTTCTTGGTTTAATTGACTTATACAATTACAAACCAAGCCATTATATTCAAGAAATATGTTTTATCAGCATTGTGGCAATACTAAAAGCGATTATGTTTTATCTGATTGTAAAAATGCTGCACGAAAAAAAATTAAATATGCAGCAGCCTTTTACCCCAGAAACTGGACAATTTATCTCTTATCTTTCTTATCTCGCCTTCGGAATTGGATTGTTTTCGTATTGGGCTTTCAAATTCAATAGCTGGCTGACTCTTAAAGGCGTAAAACTTCCTTCATTAGAATTGCTGAATCTAGAAGGACACAGCATTTGGATTTTTATGGCAATTGTGATGTTTGTAATTGGACAGGTTTTTAAAAGAGGAATCGAAATGCAGTCTGAAATTGATTTAACCATTTAA
- a CDS encoding ArsR family transcriptional regulator, with protein sequence MDTKNTIKPAKKCYSHIGGKLGELLLETFAEKNWIAKNAPSDKHFYITELGEKEFAKLGVDLSKIKSETI encoded by the coding sequence ATGGATACCAAAAACACTATCAAACCTGCCAAAAAATGCTACAGCCATATTGGCGGCAAACTCGGCGAACTACTTCTGGAAACGTTTGCTGAAAAAAATTGGATTGCTAAAAATGCCCCTTCAGATAAGCACTTTTACATTACCGAATTGGGAGAAAAAGAATTTGCCAAACTCGGCGTAGACCTCAGTAAAATAAAATCTGAAACCATTTAA
- a CDS encoding helix-turn-helix domain-containing protein: MPIIVNLDVMMAKRKMSLNELSEKVDLTLSNLSILKTGKAKAIRFSTLEAICKVLDCQPGDILEFSED; this comes from the coding sequence ATGCCCATTATAGTAAATTTAGACGTCATGATGGCAAAGAGAAAAATGTCATTAAACGAACTCTCAGAAAAAGTAGACTTAACATTATCAAACCTTTCCATTTTAAAAACAGGCAAAGCAAAAGCAATCCGTTTCAGCACGCTAGAAGCTATCTGCAAAGTTTTGGATTGCCAGCCAGGCGATATTTTAGAATTTTCTGAAGATTAA